A single genomic interval of Armigeres subalbatus isolate Guangzhou_Male chromosome 1, GZ_Asu_2, whole genome shotgun sequence harbors:
- the LOC134207197 gene encoding uncharacterized protein K02A2.6-like produces the protein MKKSTSGRSDVSRSGKKTNAVQTNYLHQSGDGDDRGSAPVREVCNVDARSGSARFLLDVLVNGKNIRFEVDTGSPVSIVSAKCKDRYFSGLRMRDCSTNLVSYCGTSIEVLGIIDTRVQYGGGKVTLPLYVVQSEKHPLLGREWLNTIPIDWNTVFHNRGAVNAISNATPSRTAALKQILERFPKVFDDSIGKICSVQASLPLKKNARPVFLKARKIPFNIQKTVEDELDKLEAEGVLTKVNQSNWATPIVPVKKSQGRVRICGDYKQTVNPNLLVDRHPLPTVDELFASLAGGQKFSKIDLVQAYLRLEVAPEDREILTLSTHRGLYRPNRLMYGVASAPAIWQRQIEVILQGIEGVRVFLDDIKVTGPSDEVHLRRLEEVLLRLDQHGIRVNKEKCVFFAEQIDYCGYAIDKEGIHKMQEKITAIQDMRQPKNKDEVRSFVGLINYYGRFFENLSTVLYPLNNLLKNDVPFKWTRQCEVSFRTVKKQMQSNSCLVHYSPELPLLLATDASPYGVGAALSHLMPDGTERPIQFASQTLNRVQQKYMQVDKEAYAIIFGVKKFFQFLYGRKFTLITDNQAISKIFGEHKGLPVMSAIRMQHYATYLQSFDYEIRFRKSSDHANADAMSRIPLDEADPDNLMEEADVIELNQIETLPLTAAELAQATAEDKTVRNIIQGFKYGQPVDGKERFGVDQTEFSLQKSCLLRGIRVYVPPVLRRRVLEELHCTHSGTTRTKSLARAYCWWVGMDHDIEEMMSNCAECQSVRPHPIKTRMHCWETVTMPKWPEIKVCKSTTAESTVKMCREIFATFGIPSVLVSDHGVQFTSEAFQQFLRMNGVVHKMGAPYHPSTNGQAERYVQTFKQKLKAMKCPKSEFNMEISNILLTYRKMLHPSTGQSPSMLMFGRQIRSRIDLMLPKNEPTSTKDIAVRLFKDGDRVRVRDFLSRDKWKFGKIVEKAGKLRYLVRLDDGRVWERHIDHIAGVGAHLREELVNTPREEVNTERMAFTVPVSAPVATAIESAGEVAVAALEFCGDQDAPISK, from the exons ATGAAAAAGTCGACCTCCGGGAGGTCGGATGTAAGCCGCTCCGGGAAGAAAACGAATGCGGTGCAAACGAACTATTTGCATCAGTCCGGTGACGGTGACGATCGCGGAAGTGCACCAGTGCGGGAGGTGTGCAACGTAGATGCAAGATCCGGTAGTGCTCGTTTCCTGTTGGACGTACTAGTGAACGGGAAAAACATTCGGTTCGAAGTGGACACTGGATCGCCGGTCAGTATCGTAAGCGCGAAATGCAAAGACAGATATTTTTCTGGACTACGAATGCGTGATTGTAGCACAAATCTCGTGAGCTACTGCGGAACCAGTATCGAAGTACTGGGTATAATCGACACGCGGGTTCAATACGGCGGTGGAAAAGTTACGTTACCGTTATACGTTGTGCAATCCGAAAAACATCCACTTCTCGGGCGCGAGTGGTTAAATACGATTCCGATCGACTGGAACACCGTGTTCCACAATCGCGGCGCGGTGAATGCGATTTCGAATGCTACTCCCTCGCGCACGGCTGCTCTCAAGCAGATACTGGAAAGATTTCCGAAAGTGTTCGACGACTCCATCGGGAAGATCTGTAGTGTTCAAGCCAGCCTACCGTTGAAGAAGAATGCCAGGCCGGTGTTTCTGAAGGCGAGGAAGATTCCATTCAATATACAGAAGACGGTGGAAGATGAATTAGACAAGCTTGAAGCAGAAGGTGTGCTAACGAAGGTAAACCAGAGTAACTGGGCTACGCCGATCGTTCCAGTGAAGAAGTCCCAAGGCCGTGTGAGAATTTGTGGGGACTATAAACAAACGGTCAATCCAAATCTTCTCGTAGACCGCCATCCACTGCCTACGGTGGATGAACTTTTCGCGTCGTTAGCTGGAGgacagaaattttccaaaattgaccTCGTGCAAGCATATTTGCGGCTTGAAGTAGCCCCGGAGGACAGGGAAATACTTACCTTGAGTACGCATCGTGGCTTGTATCGTCCAAACCGACTCATGTACGGCGTCGCGTCGGCGCCAGCAATCTGGCAGCGTCAGATAGAAGTGATTCTACAGGGAATCGAGGGAGTGCGAGTGTTTCTCGACGATATAAAGGTCACGGGACCGAGCGATGAAGTGCATCTTCGGCGTTTAGAAGAGGTTCTCCTGAGGCTAGACCAACATGGTATTCGAGTAAATAAAGAGAAGTGCGTATTCTTTGCGGAGCAGATCGACTATTGCGGATATGCCATCGATAAGGAAGGAATCCATAAGATGCAAGAGAAGATTACAGCGATTCAAGACATGCGTCAGCCCAAGAACAAGGACGAAGTCCGGTCGTTCGTTGGCCTGATTAACTACTACGGAAGATTCTTTGAGAACCTCAGTACGGTTCTTTATCCTTTGAACAACCTTCTGAAAAATGATGTGCCGTTCAAGTGGACAAGGCAGTGCGAAGTATCATTCAGAACCGTGAAGAAACAAATGCAGTCGAATAGTTGTCTTGTTCATTATTCGCCGGAACTACCGTTGCTTCTTGCAACCGATGCGTCACCCTATGGTGTTGGTGCGGCGCTTAGTCACCTAATGCCGGACGGAACGGAGCGTCCGATACAATTTGCTTCTCAAACGCTCAACCGAGTTCAACAAAAGTACATGCAAGTTGACAAGGAAGCTTATGCCATCATTTTCGGCGTCAAAAAGTTCTTCCAATTCTTGTACGGCCGGAAGTTCACGCTTATCACTGACAACCAAGCAATATCCAAAATATTTGGAGAACACAAGGGGCTGCCGGTAATGTCCGCCATTCGAATGCAACACTATGCAACATACCTGCAGTCGTTCGACTATGAGATCCGTTTCAGGAAGTCTTCTGACCATGCTAATGCAGATGCAATGTcccgaattcctctggatgaaGCGGATCCGGACAATTTGATGGAGGAAGCTGATGTCATCGAGTTGAACCAAATTGAAACACTGCCGCTGACTGCTGCAGAACTTGCCCAGGCCACAGCTGAAGATAAGACGGTGCGGAATATCATCCAAGGGTTCAAGTATGGACAACCAGTGGATGGTAAGGAACGTTTCGGAGTGGATCAGACCGAGTTCTCACTCCAGAAAAGTTGTTTGCTACGCGGTATACGGGTCTATGTTCCACCTGTGTTACGAAGAAGAGTGCTGGAAGAATTGCATTGTACCCATTCCGGTACGACACGAACAAAGTCCTTAGCCAGAGCCTATTGCTGGTGGGTAGGAATGGATCACGATATAGAGGAGATGATGTCCAACTGTGCCGAGTGTCAATCGGTCCGACCTCATCCAATAAAAACCAGAATGCATTGCTGGGAAACGGTGACGATGCC CAAGTGGCCGGAGATTAAAGTGTGCAAGTCTACTACTGCGGAGAGTACGGTGAAGATGTGTCGAGAAATATTCGCTACATTCGGAATTCCGTCGGTGCTAGTTAGCGATCACGGAGTGCAATTCACTTCGGAGGCGTTCCAACAGTTTTTGCGGATGAACGGCGTAGTGCACAAAATGGGAGCTCCGTATCATCCATCGACGAATGGGCAAGCGGAACGCTACGTGCAGACTTTCAAACAAAAGCTGAAAGCTATGAAGTGCCCGAAATCCGAATTCAACATGGAGATCTCGAACATCCTGCTGACATACCGGAAGATGCTGCATCCTTCCACAGGTCAATCGCCGTCCATGCTGATGTTCGGCCGTCAAATCCGGTCGAGAATCGACCTCATGCTACCGAAGAACGAGCCGACGTCTACGAAGGATATTGCAGTACGACTGTTCAAGGACGGAGACCGCGTTCGTGTGCGAGACTTCCTTTCGCGAGACAAGTGGAAGTTCGGGAAAATCGTGGAGAAAGCTGGTAAACTGCGGTACCTGGTCCGCCTAGATGACGGAAGAGTTTGGGAACGCCACATTGACCACATCGCTGGAGTAGGTGCGCATTTGCGTGAAGAATTGGTGAACACTCCTAGGGAGGAGGTGAACACTGAACGAATGGCCTTTACAGTTCCTGTTTCTGCTCCGGTGGCAACTGCTATCGAGTCTGCTGGTGAAGTGGCTGTTG CCGCCCTCGAGTTCTGCGGCGACCAGGACGCCCCAATCAGCAAATAG